One window of the Bacteroidales bacterium genome contains the following:
- a CDS encoding T9SS type A sorting domain-containing protein has translation MVLKISTILFLFIGGAIPTRNMAQTFSNQSSPFGITTLSTTSNTISFANEVGAKSVRLAGPQAIVWDRVKSQGWSENDKIINDLYNSGFEISVVVLGGNPVASGNLDEYSKFISEMAERYNGDGINDASGSPIVTYFEIDNEPDLYEPNENSDWHGNLSETKDYALVLKTAYEAIKSTSPNAKVAIAGEAFAAQNSKVYYDSILTELDKLKTNGDDRYFDVYNFHYYGFYYEYLANQISDVKSLLSKHGCSNVEIIVTETATYSGTSMFGGISNNMPYQSEEQQAESLVKRYVYSKANGIDKIYWYMQHAENGLSSSSGSKLLAYYSFKKMTDILEGSEWTNIVKIREDTVNNIFIYKFTKNGNPIYAAWWDYFNSIGYNSGDSMVVTISGLSSIAVMVIQAVPKYTSGINITDYNAAFVKNTENVQNSSVTFYIKEKPVFVEELNTTSIDEMKGGNSVKVYPNPSNSTINLQLPENNCQIKIFDVMGNLVFEKTLHSKQETLTLNLPKGMYFCQIINEQKIISVKKIIIQ, from the coding sequence ATGGTATTAAAAATTTCAACTATTCTATTTCTGTTCATCGGTGGTGCTATACCAACGAGAAACATGGCACAGACGTTTTCAAATCAAAGTTCACCTTTTGGGATAACTACGCTTTCCACAACAAGTAATACAATAAGTTTTGCAAATGAGGTTGGTGCTAAGTCAGTTCGACTAGCAGGTCCGCAGGCAATTGTATGGGATCGGGTAAAATCTCAAGGATGGAGTGAAAACGATAAAATAATAAATGATTTGTACAATAGCGGTTTTGAAATCTCAGTTGTTGTTCTTGGAGGAAACCCTGTTGCATCAGGAAATCTCGATGAATATTCAAAGTTCATAAGCGAGATGGCAGAACGATATAATGGTGACGGTATTAATGATGCTTCCGGAAGTCCTATAGTCACTTATTTTGAAATTGACAATGAACCTGATCTTTATGAGCCTAACGAAAATTCTGACTGGCACGGAAATTTAAGCGAGACAAAAGATTATGCCTTGGTGCTTAAAACTGCATACGAAGCCATTAAATCAACAAGCCCTAATGCAAAAGTTGCCATTGCGGGGGAAGCTTTTGCAGCACAAAACAGCAAGGTATATTATGATTCAATATTGACAGAACTTGATAAGCTAAAAACGAATGGAGATGATAGATATTTTGATGTATATAACTTTCACTATTACGGATTTTATTATGAATACCTTGCCAACCAGATAAGCGATGTAAAATCACTTTTATCAAAACATGGTTGTTCTAATGTCGAGATAATAGTTACTGAAACAGCAACATATTCAGGAACGTCAATGTTTGGAGGAATATCGAATAATATGCCTTATCAATCAGAAGAACAACAAGCAGAAAGCCTAGTCAAAAGATATGTTTACTCAAAAGCTAATGGAATAGATAAAATATATTGGTATATGCAACACGCCGAAAATGGGCTCTCTTCATCGAGTGGTAGCAAACTTCTTGCATATTATTCATTTAAGAAGATGACAGATATTCTTGAAGGAAGTGAATGGACTAACATTGTAAAAATCCGAGAGGATACGGTCAATAATATTTTCATCTACAAATTCACAAAGAATGGCAACCCGATTTATGCTGCATGGTGGGATTACTTTAATAGTATAGGATATAATTCAGGGGATAGTATGGTGGTAACTATCAGCGGACTTTCTTCAATTGCGGTAATGGTTATTCAGGCCGTTCCTAAATACACTTCGGGTATCAATATTACTGATTACAATGCGGCTTTTGTGAAAAATACTGAGAATGTTCAAAATAGCAGTGTAACATTTTACATCAAAGAAAAACCTGTCTTTGTAGAGGAATTAAATACAACTTCAATTGATGAAATGAAAGGTGGCAATTCGGTTAAAGTTTATCCCAATCCTTCTAACTCCACTATCAACTTGCAGCTGCCAGAAAACAATTGCCAAATAAAAATTTTTGATGTGATGGGAAATCTCGTCTTTGAAAAAACGTTACACTCTAAACAGGAAACCTTAACCTTGAACCTGCCAAAAGGCATGTATTTTTGCCAGATAATAAACGAACAAAAAATTATTTCAGTTAAAAAAATTATAATCCAATAA
- a CDS encoding tetratricopeptide repeat protein, with product MNICRWFSTTALLFSASTCIAQEVYQVEAKSDTRKLADSLFNNGSYQQATPVFQELRDRYPQDTYYNYALGICILNSTHNAEAAIPYLSKASAGETPSKVYYYLAEAYRKTYRFDQAIDYYRRFTINGGSKDIKTSEIERTVNLCENGNSLLKYIYSPQIIDKKRVSIKDFYTYYSLGSVAGSFINKPDDLKTPVDQKQNDNSIIFYPKNSKSGDYIYYSSFGKSTIYGRDIYRIKRLEDGYWSKPENLGEVINTPEDEDYPYMSSDGVTLYFASKGHYSMGGYDIYRSVFDVNAKKWSTPENIGFPFTSPYDDYLYLTDENDSLACFSTNRSCEGDSVDVVMYKVENNPIRRSFTSVEEVHGIAMLKTKKDKVVKNINIENEPQDREKLPILVNKPKSKTASFNAVENDPEYIRVITNGFSKQKETDSLRIRLEKLRGRFDYITTAEERKSLESKVVKVENALLSAQGEADKMFARASEIEQEYLTGKRKPEGKINTSFTTDNPDYLYQAQFAPTVFRSDEINKLAQIEKLQNQINAAREEVVTAKAKYDGCVSYSSKDCKALNVEMSKKMNTYNGLIVKWVEVKYKIYSDCVLVAIVKSGNNNSEEAKAEIDRANSHFRAALAIKNNLSDEGRTESLYESSLLNELGIIRLEIAFARTWGMNLFEQQATSKAIRLEKIAFGNPLVPVINKTNKEEIDVKVEVKQDIGITKVEPTKTDSEPILIKKDEPITFQVVDQTPYDAQNPIPVNESYPTGVIYKIQLGAYSKPLEIVSFKGMIPVSIEKVNGTKVSKYFVGKFFKLTDAEKSLPIVRSKGFKDAFIVAWLNGKLLPLTRAQTMESNQTEEVRLKPKNQNNSDSTSIIGKIYIVQIGKYSNKLPDDIYQTVKAMTSGKDIVRKSNEQGQMVYSIGNYATLEEATRIKDNLIASGISSAIVICIEIEKK from the coding sequence ATGAATATTTGTCGTTGGTTTTCTACTACTGCCCTATTATTTTCTGCTTCAACATGTATTGCTCAGGAAGTATATCAAGTTGAGGCAAAATCAGATACCCGTAAATTGGCCGATTCGCTTTTTAATAATGGTAGCTATCAACAAGCCACTCCTGTTTTTCAGGAGTTACGAGATAGATACCCTCAGGACACCTACTATAATTACGCTCTTGGAATTTGTATTCTAAATTCAACCCATAACGCAGAAGCTGCAATTCCATACCTTTCAAAAGCTTCTGCAGGAGAAACTCCTAGCAAAGTTTACTATTACCTTGCAGAAGCATATCGCAAAACGTACCGTTTTGATCAAGCCATAGATTATTATCGACGATTTACCATAAACGGAGGATCTAAGGATATTAAAACAAGTGAAATTGAAAGGACAGTGAATCTTTGCGAGAATGGTAATTCACTCTTAAAATACATCTATTCACCTCAAATTATTGATAAAAAAAGAGTTTCAATAAAAGATTTTTACACCTATTACTCATTGGGTTCTGTCGCAGGTTCTTTTATTAATAAACCAGATGATTTAAAAACCCCTGTAGATCAAAAACAAAACGATAACTCAATAATCTTTTACCCCAAAAATTCCAAGTCGGGTGACTATATTTATTACTCAAGTTTTGGAAAAAGCACAATTTACGGGAGGGATATCTACCGTATAAAACGATTAGAGGATGGGTATTGGAGTAAACCTGAAAATCTTGGTGAAGTAATTAATACCCCCGAGGATGAGGATTATCCATATATGTCCTCCGATGGTGTAACCTTATATTTTGCGTCAAAAGGTCATTATAGTATGGGTGGATACGATATTTACCGTAGCGTATTTGATGTAAATGCAAAAAAATGGAGCACCCCCGAAAATATTGGATTTCCGTTCACCTCCCCTTATGATGATTACCTGTATCTTACTGATGAAAATGATAGTTTGGCTTGCTTTTCAACAAACCGAAGTTGTGAAGGCGATAGCGTTGATGTTGTAATGTATAAAGTCGAAAATAACCCAATTCGAAGATCTTTCACATCTGTTGAAGAGGTTCATGGCATTGCAATGCTGAAAACCAAAAAGGATAAAGTGGTTAAAAACATTAATATTGAAAATGAACCTCAGGATAGGGAGAAACTCCCGATATTAGTCAACAAACCTAAGTCAAAAACAGCCTCATTTAATGCTGTTGAAAATGACCCAGAATATATTCGTGTGATTACAAATGGCTTCAGTAAGCAGAAAGAGACCGATTCATTAAGGATTAGGCTAGAAAAACTACGAGGAAGATTCGACTATATTACTACTGCTGAAGAGCGAAAGTCCCTTGAATCGAAAGTTGTAAAGGTTGAGAATGCTTTACTCTCAGCTCAAGGCGAAGCTGATAAGATGTTTGCCCGTGCCAGCGAAATAGAACAGGAGTACCTTACAGGGAAGAGAAAACCAGAAGGAAAAATTAATACCTCATTTACAACAGATAACCCTGATTACCTCTATCAGGCACAATTTGCTCCAACAGTATTTCGTAGCGATGAGATTAACAAACTTGCTCAGATTGAAAAATTACAAAATCAGATAAATGCTGCAAGAGAAGAGGTTGTTACCGCCAAGGCAAAGTATGATGGATGCGTTTCCTATTCATCAAAAGATTGCAAGGCATTGAATGTTGAGATGTCTAAAAAAATGAATACCTATAATGGCTTAATAGTCAAATGGGTTGAAGTGAAATATAAAATCTATTCCGATTGTGTATTGGTTGCAATAGTTAAAAGCGGGAATAACAATAGCGAGGAGGCAAAAGCAGAAATCGATAGAGCAAACTCGCATTTTAGGGCGGCATTGGCAATTAAGAACAACCTTAGCGATGAGGGAAGAACCGAAAGTCTTTACGAATCATCTCTTTTAAATGAGTTGGGGATTATAAGACTTGAGATTGCTTTTGCTAGAACATGGGGGATGAACCTTTTTGAGCAACAGGCTACTAGTAAGGCCATTAGACTTGAAAAAATAGCTTTTGGAAATCCATTAGTACCAGTGATAAATAAGACCAATAAAGAGGAGATAGACGTAAAAGTTGAAGTAAAGCAAGATATTGGGATTACTAAAGTTGAACCTACCAAAACCGATAGTGAACCAATTCTTATTAAGAAGGATGAGCCAATTACATTTCAGGTGGTAGATCAAACCCCGTATGATGCTCAAAACCCAATACCGGTTAATGAATCATACCCAACAGGGGTAATCTATAAAATTCAACTTGGTGCGTACAGCAAACCCTTGGAAATAGTCTCTTTTAAAGGAATGATTCCTGTATCTATTGAAAAGGTGAATGGTACAAAGGTTTCAAAGTATTTTGTTGGGAAATTCTTTAAACTTACGGATGCAGAAAAATCGCTTCCAATTGTTCGGTCGAAAGGCTTTAAGGATGCATTTATTGTTGCTTGGCTTAATGGTAAATTGCTTCCATTAACAAGAGCCCAAACCATGGAGAGCAATCAAACAGAAGAGGTAAGACTTAAACCTAAAAATCAAAACAACTCAGATTCAACATCAATTATAGGAAAAATCTATATTGTTCAAATAGGTAAATATTCAAATAAATTGCCCGATGATATCTACCAAACAGTAAAAGCAATGACTTCCGGGAAGGATATTGTTCGTAAATCCAATGAACAGGGACAAATGGTTTATTCTATTGGAAATTACGCTACTTTGGAAGAGGCAACCAGAA
- a CDS encoding glycerol acyltransferase encodes MKYLDLESVIKNSNFGLLKKLPKFVVKLLIKITKQEEINDILTRNAESIGVKFLSSIIKDYNLTVVIEGKENLPENGRCFFVANHPFGIIDGLVLTNTIGEKYGTLKAIGNDAFMYIPHLRPVIAAVNSFGQNSKEYINALEEVFDSDTPITHFPAGEVSRVYSWKVQDCKWQKSMVTKAISKKRDIVPIHFYGRNSRLFYSIGLFRTMLRIKLNFELILLPREMLLKQNQTIRLRIGKPIPYQKFDSSLSHWDWAQRVRKHVYNIGKGNGTDTSF; translated from the coding sequence ATGAAGTATTTAGATCTAGAAAGTGTTATAAAAAATAGTAATTTCGGCCTTCTGAAAAAATTACCAAAATTTGTAGTTAAGCTGTTAATTAAAATTACCAAACAGGAAGAAATCAATGATATTTTAACAAGGAATGCTGAAAGCATTGGAGTAAAATTCCTTTCAAGCATAATTAAAGATTACAATTTAACTGTAGTAATTGAAGGGAAAGAGAATTTACCTGAAAATGGACGATGCTTTTTTGTTGCAAATCATCCTTTTGGGATAATAGACGGACTTGTTCTCACCAATACGATAGGAGAAAAATACGGAACGCTTAAAGCAATTGGGAATGACGCTTTTATGTACATTCCACATCTAAGACCTGTAATTGCAGCAGTTAACTCATTCGGACAAAACTCGAAGGAATACATAAATGCACTTGAAGAGGTGTTTGATTCCGATACCCCAATCACCCACTTCCCTGCAGGCGAAGTTTCGAGAGTTTATAGCTGGAAGGTACAGGATTGCAAGTGGCAAAAAAGCATGGTGACAAAAGCTATTTCCAAGAAAAGGGATATTGTTCCCATACATTTCTATGGTCGAAACTCACGTCTTTTCTACTCTATTGGCTTATTCAGGACGATGTTGAGAATTAAACTAAACTTTGAGCTAATACTACTACCCCGCGAAATGCTTTTGAAGCAAAATCAAACAATCCGTCTTAGGATTGGTAAACCTATTCCATACCAAAAATTCGATTCTTCATTATCGCACTGGGATTGGGCGCAGAGGGTAAGAAAGCATGTTTATAATATTGGAAAGGGAAATGGAACAGATACTTCTTTCTAA
- a CDS encoding T9SS type A sorting domain-containing protein has translation MKFFLTTIFIILLSANLRSQNTNADSPFGMDPAQIVKTGYFQSHFADAQTLGVKWNRPSRFLFWSEVQPNLNTSTLIFGFYDTYFGEVPIGINIVANVAPAPNPVTNYTLPNSYLPIDTVKYIAFVKAAVERYDGDGVNDMPQLSNPILYWQVGNEPNCIVKQDFAKLQKMTYKAIKEVCPQCKILIGGTAQPIHSGQGFTTNKDDYITGFSNTYKPILQELNGGGFDIFDFHWYGNATGDYKLIQPVYEHLKLILDSFNFNNIPIWITEMGSYSGFPASEAGTPYSYQTELQQASDYLKRFVFSLSIGVKKVFPAFGLMEGLTNTDGYFDHTGFIYDGVGSNDLGLGEKKLSYYTYKKMVEILEGSNWSNIVTVQNDTVNNVFVYKFTKNGNPIYVAWWDYFSNKGYNPGDSIKITINGLSSTAKKSITQAIPNDTSGISITNYNTAFKIDTVSVQGNSVSFYLKERPLFVEELNTTSADETKGDNGVKVYPNPSNSTFNFQLPESNCQIKISDVMGNLIFEKTLSSKQETLNLNLTGGIYLYQIRNEQQVIGNGKLIIQ, from the coding sequence ATGAAATTTTTTTTAACTACAATTTTTATCATTCTACTTTCAGCGAATCTAAGAAGCCAAAACACAAACGCAGATTCACCGTTTGGAATGGATCCTGCACAAATAGTTAAGACCGGTTATTTTCAGTCACATTTTGCTGATGCGCAAACGTTGGGTGTCAAGTGGAACAGGCCGTCTCGATTTCTTTTTTGGAGCGAAGTTCAACCTAACTTAAATACATCAACTCTCATTTTTGGCTTTTATGACACTTACTTTGGTGAAGTTCCAATTGGCATAAATATAGTTGCAAATGTTGCGCCAGCACCAAACCCGGTAACAAATTATACTCTACCAAATTCGTATCTACCGATCGATACAGTGAAGTATATAGCTTTTGTGAAAGCTGCTGTTGAACGATATGACGGAGATGGTGTAAATGATATGCCCCAATTGAGCAACCCCATTTTATATTGGCAGGTTGGTAACGAACCAAATTGCATAGTGAAACAAGATTTTGCAAAACTTCAGAAGATGACCTATAAAGCAATTAAAGAGGTTTGTCCACAATGCAAGATTCTTATAGGGGGGACTGCCCAGCCGATTCATTCGGGACAAGGATTTACTACAAACAAAGATGATTACATCACAGGATTCAGCAACACTTATAAACCTATACTGCAAGAGTTAAACGGTGGCGGATTTGATATTTTTGACTTTCATTGGTATGGAAATGCAACGGGTGACTACAAATTAATTCAACCGGTTTATGAACATCTGAAATTAATTTTAGATTCGTTTAATTTCAATAATATTCCGATTTGGATTACAGAAATGGGCTCTTACAGCGGTTTTCCTGCAAGTGAAGCAGGAACTCCGTATTCGTATCAAACTGAATTGCAACAAGCAAGTGATTACCTAAAGCGGTTCGTTTTTTCGCTATCGATAGGCGTTAAGAAAGTATTTCCCGCCTTTGGACTGATGGAAGGACTCACGAATACGGATGGATATTTTGACCATACAGGCTTTATCTATGACGGTGTTGGAAGTAATGATCTTGGGCTGGGTGAGAAAAAACTCTCATATTACACCTACAAAAAGATGGTTGAAATTTTGGAAGGAAGCAATTGGTCTAACATTGTAACTGTTCAGAATGATACTGTTAATAATGTTTTCGTCTACAAATTTACAAAGAATGGTAACCCGATTTATGTTGCATGGTGGGATTATTTTAGTAATAAAGGATATAATCCTGGTGATAGCATTAAAATAACAATTAATGGACTTTCATCAACTGCAAAAAAATCCATAACTCAAGCAATTCCTAATGATACTTCGGGGATAAGCATTACGAATTACAACACAGCTTTTAAAATTGATACTGTAAGTGTTCAAGGGAACAGCGTATCATTTTATCTTAAAGAAAGACCCCTTTTTGTGGAAGAATTAAATACAACTTCAGCTGATGAAACAAAAGGTGATAATGGGGTTAAAGTTTATCCCAATCCTTCAAACTCCACTTTCAACTTTCAGTTGCCCGAAAGCAATTGCCAAATAAAAATTTCTGATGTGATGGGAAATCTCATTTTTGAGAAAACTCTATCCTCTAAACAGGAAACCTTGAATCTGAATTTAACGGGAGGGATATATTTATATCAAATAAGAAATGAACAACAGGTAATTGGAAATGGGAAACTCATAATTCAATGA